In Bdellovibrionota bacterium, the genomic stretch CGTAGACGCGGCCTCTTTTCATTCGATTATCGAGAACCACCAATCCCATGCCCAAATAGGTAATCGCCTTTGTTAAGAACGATTCGCGACGATCCGCGGCGGGATCGAGCACCAGAACAAAACCGCCCGGCTTCAAGATCCGGCCGACTTCATTCATCAATTTCTCCGGATTCCGCCAGAAATGATGGACGACACTCACCAGCACAACGGCGTCTGCGATGCCGCTTCTCACCGCCGCTTCTTCGGCGTCACCCACCCAATAACTTCCCTTTCCCAAGTTTTTGGCCACTCGAGCGCCATCGGCTGAAATATCAAATCCAAAACAATTGAGACGCGGAAACGCCTCCTTTAGAAGGGTGAGGTTCACCCCAGCTCCACTTGCGAATTCAACAACCGTCGAATCTTTGCCCGCGAGCGACTTGAGATATCTGCTAAAAGGAGCCAACGTGTGACGTCGATAAGGATGCCGTAACCACCATTCAAACATCGATGGCGTATAGTAGTCGCGGTAAATCTGCGCCTCCAAACGCTTTTCCAACGCCGTATTTGCGAACTTGGGTTCAGCCATTTCTATTCAATACGTCATCCAACGACATCCGTGGAAATACTTCCAGCTTACCCCCCGCCGTAGCATTTATTATCGTTCGGCCCCGCTTTTCAAAAAGTATCTTCGCCGCGCGATACGCGAGTTCCATTCGTTCCACTTTCGGATCGTGCCACCGATATCCGGGCCCGAAATAGTCGGGATGAAAATGGTTTCGATCCTGCGACTTCGAGTGAACCACAACACCGTCCACCTTGTCTTCAGAAGAAGGTGGCGCATACGTATGGTCGATACCCATTAAGTACACCGTTCTTGCACCAAGGTAGTAGGCCAATTGCAAATTGAGAAACGTCACGGTGCCGCCCCAAAACGCCCAGAAATCAAATCTGGATGAAAACTTTGGGAAACGCGGATACCGCCTTAGGAAATTGATGTAAATCGTATCCTCGTCCGGCGGAAGAAAACCTCGAAGATCAAACGGTATCAGTTTGGTGAAACCTCTCAATTTACGAATATCGCCCGCCCGATCCTCGGCCACGAGGCGGTCTTCTACGGTGTAGTAGGTCGGCCGGAAAGTTGTCTCC encodes the following:
- a CDS encoding class I SAM-dependent methyltransferase, encoding MAEPKFANTALEKRLEAQIYRDYYTPSMFEWWLRHPYRRHTLAPFSRYLKSLAGKDSTVVEFASGAGVNLTLLKEAFPRLNCFGFDISADGARVAKNLGKGSYWVGDAEEAAVRSGIADAVVLVSVVHHFWRNPEKLMNEVGRILKPGGFVLVLDPAADRRESFLTKAITYLGMGLVVLDNRMKRGRVYEVEIPESDTEQPLSSVKLLQLLSSWYPVLDSGRWEWVTYLARHHEAGFHWARIADLLIRRIDPRQLNLCYAIARKPLDSKD